One stretch of Pandoraea oxalativorans DNA includes these proteins:
- a CDS encoding autotransporter-associated beta strand repeat-containing protein, whose amino-acid sequence MAVTAMSFTRVCLACIVVLGALAPATAWATCTAAGNIVTCSGAANPLAPSYSNAGNNLQVTVNSSAGVGVLLGVGGTALSLTGNNITLVNGGTIDPSLLGGIGLLASGTVIGNGNAGGSTQTVTNNAIMRGTVGVLGVSLPGLTGLALAVQNASGGTTTINNSGTLGATPILGVTLTGSGSAPVAVAYGGAGVNFSNTGTILGRVAFQPNATTGAGNTFSNEGTLSGSVSLGTNSNNTFTAVTGATFNDGGSTGVGALPVVGFNLGFAPAGVIDGGAGGTNALVLRNSANNATTTGTGTLNGASYVNFTSATVNGGTWTLTGPLAVTSTTLNGGLAVFDNAGSFGTGSLTVNGGAMQAASAGLTIALPTTLGTNGLSVSGTHPLTLGGVVSGIGSVSLGGTGSLSVSGINTYSGGTFLTSGTLIAGSSTAFGSGTVQVSGTTGVLDANAPVSLANTIAIGGGSTLTLGGSAALTLSGLIGGSGSLTKQGAQTVTLTGANTFSGGVDVAAGTLALSGAGSLQIGGTPLALSGASAVFDMSAANGDRTVSALSGVGNTQIALGANNLTLGSSVDSGFAGTIGGTGGIVKTNANTQTLSGANTFTGGTRINAGGITLGAGGSLAGTGAVSLLGGGTTFDISQASAQTIGALSGIANTSVVLGNNVLTFGDASNQTFAGAFTGSGGRLVKQGGGTQTLTGQNTFTGQITIDQGTLALGGTGTLSANPVSIAGGAALDISAGGNQTISALSGAVGSTIDLGGNTLSFGDNTNQTFAGTLTGTGGGIVKFGTGTQTITAQQTLTGSVVVGGGSLVIGAGGGLSAQNAVTLGDSSTSLDISAAGPQTIGSLSGGTAQVQLGANTLTFGDNTGETFNGSIHGTGGLIKQGRGVQTLGGASDFSGGVTVNAGGLQLGNANALGTGTLALADQTTLDTTQALTLANNITLGGTSAVLGSADLTLTGAVTGNGALQKAGAATLTLAGAGSWTGGTTINDGVLALGSGGSLASQGAVVLGGPTATFDLSGAAAPLTIGALSGTGGTLALGPTMLTFGDATDQTLAATITGTGGLVKQGAGKQTITATQMYVGAIAIADGTLALGGGAALQGGNALWLSGANSVFDISGGAASTIGTLDGVTGSAISLGGQTLTLNNSSDATYSGAVHGTGSLVIAGRSVQTLAGASDFSGGVRVASGGLVVGNDLAMGTGAATFGDNVTLDSTQAVTLGNSATLLGTLTVLGSHDLTLNGALSGSGGITKWGNATLTLGGSNTYAGATIINAGTLALGAGASLNATGIVSIASGATLDLSAGNGTQVIGAIDGGGTVNIGALVTEVGSAGNDTFSGGLTGTGSVIKIGTGTETLTGQNSYTGGTVIRAGTLALGGAGTLATNGAVTLSNAGSVFDISGATGARTIGGLSADAGTQIRLGTNTLTFGDATTHTVAAVISGAGDLIKQGTGATTLLGAQQYTGATTISNGTLALGAGASLAPGASVALTGTGAVFDLSAAGNQSLGHLYGTGGRVVLGGGSSLTLGNSDNDTLASAISGTGALIMDGSGRLTLGAQNTFTGNVNVNNGTLALDANGTLTNANDVTVASGATFDVSAATTPVIGALSGIAGSTADFGTRTLTLGSTNNAIFSGALNGTGGLIKQGSGTQTLNGGVALTSDVRIDAGTLALGNGTQLGGKNANLNGATAVLDLSAGPNQTAATVSGVAGSTLNLGGTTLTLADAAGSALASDVHGAGGSLVKLGSNVQTLSGNSDFTGGVDVQAGGISVGSNTALGTGTVNFADGTSLDATQASTLGNQIALGGNLTVVGTNDLTLNGAISGAGGITKHGAATLTLNGQNTYAGATNVNAGTLALGAGASLNAAGVVDVQTGATFDLSAGNGTQTFGALTGGGNVNMGGNTLEVGASGLNETYSGGVMGTGSLVKVGTGVETMTGSNTFTGGTVVQAGTLALGDAGTLSSNGAVALQNAGATLDISGANGDRAIGALTAQAGTNVTLGSNTLTFGDASSHTVSGTISGTGGIVKQGSGTQTLLGQQQFTGTTTVADGTLALGATGQLANGANVAITGANATFDIAAAGNRTLATLSGTGGTVNVGGNTLTFGDASNQTLGASIAGTGGIVKAGAGTQTLTGQSTFTGGIDVAGGTLALGAGGTLGGANDVTLASGTALDLSGATAPVTVRGLDGAANTTVSLGGQSLTLGGAASNAFDGSITGTGGITKQGSGTVTLGGNNTFTGGTTVNGGGVTVTSPGGLGTGGLTVAQGRVTTQGVNVTLPSLNGTTQGGLTINGGSVSVASGNFPGSVSGTGGLTKTGGGTLTLGAQNPLSGPTTVAGGTLGIGGLPNSPVTVQTGATLTTPAPASAGGSGAGAQTGPLTGASGSQIVVSAPGSTLSVGGNLTLAPGSTLQVNAAPGTAPSQVNATGSATIGGSNLVVNAAPGTQPSDASGAVIVSATGGVSGQFASTSTNLLYLTPQVSYTPTSVLLTFAPNGTPLSAGAVTPNQRAVAGAVASLGTGSALYQASLGLTAATAPAAFESLDGSLHASVASMLLNQSQIARDAVSQRLRDSLSLALRCDSETSGDARTGNRKTSPDQGGDCRSQARATQAWASVYGNDGQMRNRTVGDGGSGAATLHRRGTGVFAGVDAPFADAWRAGMFGGLGHSTFNTGASASGNSNDAQIGAYVNRRFGRLGATVGGAYGWQQIGAQRAIAIGPISQTARATYDAAVWQVFGEAAWRLDAGRVSVEPFANVAYARVRTDAFDESGSIAGLHADEQSHGVTFSTAGLRGETPFAMGTGLAASGRLRWSAGWRHAYGANTPDMQLAFSGTSTAFTVGGVPIARDAAVVSAGIDAFVGDTVTLGVSYSGQFGGKVSDNAVYGNVNWRF is encoded by the coding sequence GTGGCAGTTACCGCGATGTCGTTCACGCGCGTATGCCTTGCCTGCATCGTCGTGCTCGGCGCATTGGCACCCGCGACAGCCTGGGCGACTTGCACGGCAGCGGGCAACATCGTGACGTGCAGCGGTGCTGCGAATCCGCTCGCACCGTCCTACTCGAATGCGGGCAACAACTTGCAGGTCACAGTCAACAGCAGCGCCGGTGTCGGCGTGCTGCTCGGCGTGGGTGGCACCGCCCTGTCGCTCACGGGGAACAACATCACGCTCGTGAACGGCGGCACCATCGACCCTTCGCTGCTCGGCGGCATCGGGCTGCTCGCATCGGGCACCGTCATCGGCAATGGCAATGCCGGTGGCAGCACGCAGACGGTCACGAACAACGCGATCATGCGGGGCACGGTGGGTGTGTTGGGTGTCAGCCTGCCGGGGCTAACGGGTCTGGCACTCGCCGTGCAGAACGCCTCCGGTGGCACCACGACCATCAACAACAGCGGCACGTTGGGCGCCACCCCCATTCTCGGGGTCACGCTCACGGGGAGCGGCAGCGCACCGGTGGCGGTGGCCTACGGTGGTGCGGGCGTCAACTTCTCCAATACGGGGACCATTCTCGGACGCGTAGCCTTTCAACCCAACGCCACGACGGGTGCAGGCAATACGTTCAGCAATGAAGGCACGCTGAGCGGCAGCGTGTCGCTCGGCACGAACAGCAACAACACGTTCACCGCCGTTACCGGCGCTACGTTTAACGACGGAGGCAGTACCGGTGTCGGCGCCCTTCCCGTCGTCGGCTTCAATCTCGGCTTCGCGCCTGCGGGCGTGATCGACGGTGGCGCAGGCGGCACCAATGCGCTGGTCCTTCGCAATTCCGCTAACAACGCGACCACGACGGGCACCGGCACGCTGAACGGTGCGAGCTACGTGAACTTCACAAGCGCCACCGTGAATGGCGGTACATGGACGCTCACCGGTCCGCTGGCCGTTACGTCGACCACGCTCAACGGTGGTCTCGCCGTTTTCGATAACGCGGGCAGTTTCGGCACCGGCTCGCTCACGGTCAACGGCGGGGCCATGCAAGCGGCCAGTGCAGGGCTAACGATTGCGCTTCCGACGACATTAGGCACCAACGGCCTCTCTGTTTCGGGGACCCACCCGCTGACGTTGGGGGGTGTCGTCAGCGGTATCGGCAGCGTGTCGCTGGGAGGCACGGGAAGCCTGTCGGTCTCAGGCATCAACACCTATTCCGGAGGGACATTTCTCACCAGCGGTACGCTCATCGCGGGCAGCAGCACGGCGTTTGGCAGCGGCACGGTTCAGGTATCGGGCACCACCGGGGTACTCGACGCCAACGCACCGGTGTCGCTCGCCAACACGATTGCCATCGGTGGCGGCAGTACGTTGACGCTCGGCGGCAGCGCGGCGCTCACGCTGTCAGGTCTGATCGGCGGTAGCGGCAGTCTGACCAAACAGGGCGCGCAGACCGTCACGCTCACAGGGGCCAATACGTTCAGCGGGGGCGTCGATGTCGCGGCGGGAACGCTGGCGTTGTCGGGCGCGGGCAGCTTGCAGATCGGGGGCACCCCGCTTGCGCTTTCCGGGGCAAGCGCAGTCTTCGATATGTCGGCGGCGAACGGCGACAGAACCGTTTCGGCCTTGTCCGGTGTGGGCAACACGCAGATCGCACTTGGCGCCAACAATCTGACGCTCGGCAGCAGCGTTGACAGCGGGTTTGCGGGCACCATCGGCGGCACGGGCGGCATCGTGAAGACGAATGCCAACACACAGACACTGAGCGGCGCGAACACCTTTACCGGCGGCACCCGAATCAACGCGGGCGGCATTACGCTGGGGGCTGGCGGCTCACTGGCCGGCACCGGTGCGGTGTCTCTGCTCGGCGGCGGCACCACGTTCGACATCAGTCAGGCGTCAGCGCAAACGATTGGCGCGTTGTCGGGCATCGCCAACACGTCGGTCGTACTCGGCAACAACGTGCTGACCTTCGGCGATGCGAGCAACCAGACGTTCGCCGGTGCGTTCACGGGCAGTGGCGGGCGTCTCGTCAAACAAGGCGGCGGCACGCAAACGCTCACCGGACAGAACACCTTCACCGGTCAGATCACTATCGATCAGGGCACGCTCGCCCTTGGCGGCACGGGCACGCTGTCGGCGAATCCGGTCAGCATCGCGGGCGGTGCGGCGCTCGATATCAGCGCCGGTGGCAACCAGACGATCAGCGCACTATCGGGTGCGGTCGGCAGCACGATCGATCTGGGCGGCAACACGCTCTCCTTCGGCGACAACACCAACCAGACCTTCGCAGGCACGCTGACCGGCACCGGTGGCGGCATCGTCAAGTTCGGGACAGGCACGCAAACCATTACCGCCCAACAAACGTTGACGGGCAGCGTTGTCGTGGGCGGCGGCTCGCTCGTCATCGGTGCTGGTGGCGGATTGTCGGCGCAAAACGCCGTGACGCTCGGCGATAGCTCGACATCGCTGGACATCAGCGCCGCCGGTCCGCAGACCATCGGCTCACTCAGCGGCGGCACAGCGCAGGTGCAGTTGGGTGCGAACACGCTGACCTTCGGCGACAACACGGGGGAGACGTTTAACGGCAGCATTCACGGCACCGGGGGGCTGATCAAGCAAGGCCGCGGCGTGCAGACGCTTGGCGGTGCGAGCGACTTCTCCGGCGGCGTGACGGTCAACGCTGGCGGACTGCAACTGGGCAACGCGAATGCGCTCGGCACCGGTACGCTCGCGCTCGCCGATCAGACCACGCTCGACACGACGCAAGCGCTGACGCTCGCCAACAACATCACACTCGGCGGCACGTCTGCGGTGCTGGGCAGCGCGGATCTGACACTGACGGGGGCTGTGACGGGGAATGGCGCACTTCAGAAGGCGGGGGCTGCGACGCTCACGCTCGCAGGCGCGGGGAGCTGGACCGGAGGCACCACCATCAACGACGGGGTGCTCGCGCTCGGCAGTGGCGGCTCGCTGGCGTCGCAAGGCGCTGTCGTGCTGGGCGGCCCGACGGCGACGTTCGACCTTAGCGGCGCGGCCGCGCCGCTAACCATCGGCGCGTTATCGGGCACCGGCGGAACACTCGCGCTTGGCCCCACCATGCTGACCTTCGGTGACGCCACCGATCAGACACTCGCCGCCACGATCACCGGCACGGGCGGACTCGTCAAACAGGGCGCGGGCAAACAGACAATCACCGCAACGCAAATGTATGTGGGTGCCATCGCCATCGCCGATGGAACGCTGGCACTGGGCGGCGGCGCAGCGCTTCAAGGGGGTAACGCGCTATGGCTCAGCGGCGCTAACAGCGTGTTCGATATCAGTGGCGGTGCGGCATCGACCATCGGCACTCTTGACGGCGTGACTGGCAGTGCCATCTCGCTAGGTGGGCAGACGCTGACGTTGAACAACTCAAGCGACGCAACATACAGCGGTGCGGTTCACGGGACCGGCTCACTTGTCATCGCGGGTCGCAGCGTCCAGACCCTCGCGGGTGCCAGCGATTTCTCCGGCGGCGTGCGGGTCGCGTCTGGCGGACTGGTCGTCGGCAACGACCTTGCGATGGGTACGGGGGCAGCGACATTCGGCGACAACGTGACGCTCGACAGCACGCAAGCTGTCACCCTCGGCAATAGCGCCACACTGCTTGGCACGCTGACTGTCCTCGGCAGTCACGACCTCACCCTCAATGGCGCGCTGTCGGGAAGCGGTGGCATCACCAAGTGGGGCAACGCAACGCTCACGCTGGGCGGCAGCAATACGTATGCGGGCGCGACAATCATCAATGCGGGCACGCTGGCGCTCGGGGCCGGTGCGTCGCTCAATGCCACCGGCATCGTGAGCATCGCCAGCGGTGCAACGCTCGATCTTTCCGCCGGTAACGGAACGCAAGTCATCGGTGCAATCGACGGTGGGGGCACCGTGAACATCGGTGCACTGGTCACCGAAGTTGGCAGCGCGGGCAACGATACGTTCAGCGGTGGACTCACCGGCACGGGATCGGTCATCAAGATCGGCACGGGCACCGAAACACTCACCGGACAAAACAGCTACACAGGCGGCACCGTCATTCGGGCGGGCACGCTGGCACTCGGCGGCGCAGGCACGCTCGCTACGAATGGTGCCGTCACCCTCTCCAACGCAGGATCGGTGTTCGATATCTCGGGCGCTACGGGAGCGCGAACCATCGGTGGACTCTCTGCCGATGCCGGTACGCAGATTCGATTGGGGACCAACACGCTCACGTTCGGTGACGCGACGACGCATACGGTCGCGGCGGTCATTAGCGGTGCGGGCGATCTCATTAAGCAAGGCACCGGCGCGACGACATTGCTCGGCGCGCAACAGTACACCGGCGCCACCACAATTTCCAACGGCACCCTCGCGCTCGGGGCCGGGGCCAGCCTCGCGCCGGGCGCGTCCGTGGCGCTGACCGGGACCGGCGCTGTGTTCGACCTCAGCGCGGCGGGGAATCAATCGCTGGGACATCTGTACGGCACCGGCGGCCGCGTCGTTCTGGGCGGTGGTAGTTCGTTGACGCTCGGCAACAGCGATAACGACACGCTCGCGAGCGCCATCTCCGGGACCGGCGCGCTGATCATGGACGGCAGCGGCAGACTCACGCTCGGCGCGCAGAATACGTTCACGGGGAACGTCAACGTGAATAACGGCACGCTCGCGCTGGATGCCAATGGCACGCTGACGAATGCGAACGACGTGACGGTCGCGTCCGGCGCGACATTCGATGTGAGCGCCGCCACGACGCCCGTCATCGGCGCGCTGAGCGGCATCGCTGGCAGCACAGCCGACTTCGGCACACGGACGCTCACGCTGGGCAGCACCAACAACGCCATTTTCAGCGGTGCGCTCAATGGCACGGGCGGTCTCATCAAACAAGGCAGTGGCACACAAACGCTGAACGGCGGCGTCGCGTTGACGAGCGACGTCCGTATCGACGCGGGCACGCTGGCGCTTGGCAACGGCACGCAGCTAGGCGGCAAGAACGCCAATCTCAACGGCGCGACGGCCGTCCTCGACCTCTCCGCTGGCCCCAATCAGACCGCTGCGACGGTTAGCGGTGTCGCTGGCAGCACCCTCAATCTCGGCGGCACGACGCTGACGCTTGCCGACGCCGCAGGCAGCGCACTCGCGTCTGACGTTCACGGCGCAGGCGGCAGTCTCGTGAAGCTCGGCAGCAACGTTCAAACGCTTTCGGGCAATAGCGATTTCACGGGCGGCGTCGACGTTCAGGCAGGCGGCATTTCAGTGGGCAGCAACACGGCGTTGGGCACCGGCACAGTGAACTTCGCCGATGGGACATCGCTCGACGCCACGCAAGCCAGCACGCTCGGCAACCAGATCGCGCTCGGTGGCAATCTCACCGTCGTCGGCACGAACGACCTCACGCTTAACGGTGCGATCAGCGGCGCAGGTGGCATCACGAAGCACGGTGCGGCCACACTCACGCTCAACGGTCAGAACACATACGCCGGGGCAACCAACGTCAACGCCGGGACGCTGGCACTCGGCGCGGGCGCGAGTCTGAATGCAGCGGGTGTCGTCGATGTGCAGACCGGCGCGACCTTCGATCTGTCGGCGGGCAACGGCACGCAAACGTTCGGTGCGCTCACCGGTGGCGGCAACGTCAACATGGGCGGCAACACGCTGGAGGTCGGCGCGAGCGGGCTGAACGAGACGTACAGCGGCGGCGTGATGGGCACCGGTAGTCTGGTAAAAGTGGGGACCGGCGTCGAGACGATGACCGGTTCGAACACCTTTACCGGCGGCACGGTCGTGCAGGCAGGGACACTGGCACTCGGCGATGCGGGAACGCTTTCCTCCAACGGCGCAGTCGCGCTACAGAACGCGGGCGCAACACTCGACATTTCCGGCGCAAATGGCGATCGTGCGATCGGTGCGCTGACTGCACAGGCAGGTACCAACGTCACGCTCGGGAGCAATACGCTGACGTTCGGCGATGCGTCGAGCCACACGGTGAGCGGCACCATCAGCGGCACGGGCGGCATCGTCAAGCAAGGCAGCGGCACGCAAACGCTCCTCGGTCAGCAACAGTTCACCGGCACGACCACCGTTGCGGACGGCACGCTCGCGCTCGGCGCGACCGGTCAACTCGCCAACGGGGCGAACGTTGCGATCACGGGCGCCAATGCCACATTCGATATCGCAGCGGCCGGTAATCGAACACTCGCGACGCTCTCAGGCACCGGTGGCACGGTGAATGTCGGCGGCAATACGTTGACGTTTGGAGATGCGAGCAACCAGACGCTGGGCGCGTCCATCGCGGGCACCGGCGGCATCGTCAAAGCCGGTGCAGGCACGCAGACGTTGACGGGACAGAGTACGTTCACCGGTGGCATCGATGTCGCGGGTGGCACGCTGGCGCTGGGCGCGGGTGGCACGCTCGGCGGCGCGAACGACGTCACGCTTGCGAGCGGCACCGCACTCGATCTCTCCGGCGCAACGGCGCCGGTCACCGTCCGGGGGCTCGACGGTGCCGCCAACACCACCGTCTCGCTCGGCGGGCAATCGCTCACGCTGGGGGGCGCCGCGAGCAACGCTTTCGACGGCAGCATCACCGGCACTGGCGGCATCACGAAGCAAGGGAGCGGCACGGTGACGCTTGGCGGGAACAACACCTTCACGGGCGGCACGACGGTGAATGGCGGCGGCGTCACCGTCACGTCGCCCGGTGGGTTGGGCACCGGCGGGCTGACCGTCGCACAGGGCCGCGTGACCACGCAAGGGGTCAACGTCACACTGCCGTCGTTGAACGGCACGACACAGGGCGGACTCACGATTAATGGCGGTTCGGTGTCTGTGGCGTCGGGCAATTTCCCCGGCAGCGTTTCGGGCACCGGCGGTCTCACGAAGACCGGCGGCGGCACGCTCACGCTGGGTGCCCAAAATCCGTTGTCGGGACCGACGACCGTCGCCGGTGGCACGCTGGGTATCGGTGGACTGCCCAACTCACCGGTCACCGTCCAGACAGGCGCCACGCTGACGACACCCGCACCGGCCAGCGCCGGTGGCTCGGGTGCAGGCGCACAGACCGGTCCCCTGACAGGCGCGAGCGGAAGTCAGATCGTTGTCAGTGCGCCGGGGTCGACACTCAGCGTCGGCGGCAACCTGACGCTTGCGCCGGGGTCGACGTTGCAGGTCAACGCAGCCCCCGGTACCGCGCCGAGTCAGGTCAACGCCACCGGCAGCGCCACGATCGGCGGCAGCAACCTTGTCGTCAATGCGGCACCGGGCACGCAACCGTCCGATGCGTCCGGGGCCGTGATCGTGTCGGCGACGGGCGGCGTCTCCGGGCAATTCGCATCGACGTCCACCAACCTCCTCTACCTCACGCCACAGGTCAGCTACACGCCGACCTCCGTGTTGCTGACGTTCGCGCCGAACGGTACGCCCCTGTCCGCCGGTGCGGTCACACCGAATCAGCGCGCGGTGGCCGGTGCGGTCGCTTCGCTGGGCACAGGCAGTGCGCTGTATCAGGCCTCACTTGGCCTGACGGCCGCCACCGCGCCCGCTGCATTCGAAAGCCTCGACGGGAGTTTGCATGCTTCAGTGGCATCGATGCTGCTCAACCAGTCGCAGATTGCGCGCGACGCGGTCTCACAGCGACTGCGCGACAGTCTCTCGCTTGCACTGAGGTGTGATTCAGAGACATCGGGGGATGCACGCACAGGCAACCGCAAAACCTCACCGGATCAGGGTGGCGATTGCCGTTCGCAAGCGCGTGCGACACAGGCATGGGCATCCGTCTATGGGAACGACGGACAAATGCGTAACCGTACCGTTGGCGATGGCGGCTCAGGTGCGGCGACGCTGCATCGCCGTGGCACGGGGGTGTTTGCCGGGGTGGACGCGCCCTTCGCCGACGCATGGCGCGCCGGTATGTTCGGCGGACTGGGGCACAGCACGTTCAACACGGGTGCCAGCGCGTCGGGCAACAGCAACGACGCGCAGATCGGCGCTTACGTGAATCGGCGCTTCGGACGTCTGGGCGCCACGGTCGGTGGCGCATACGGCTGGCAGCAGATCGGCGCACAACGCGCCATCGCCATCGGACCCATCTCACAGACCGCGCGGGCGACATACGACGCCGCCGTATGGCAGGTGTTCGGCGAGGCGGCGTGGCGTCTCGACGCCGGGCGCGTCAGCGTCGAGCCCTTCGCAAACGTGGCTTACGCACGCGTGCGCACCGATGCCTTCGATGAATCCGGCAGCATTGCCGGGCTCCATGCCGACGAACAGTCGCACGGCGTCACGTTCTCCACCGCAGGCCTGCGCGGTGAGACCCCCTTCGCCATGGGGACCGGGCTTGCGGCATCGGGACGCTTACGATGGTCGGCCGGGTGGCGTCATGCCTACGGCGCGAACACCCCGGACATGCAACTGGCGTTCTCGGGGACGTCTACAGCATTCACCGTGGGGGGCGTGCCGATTGCCCGCGATGCAGCGGTCGTCAGCGCGGGTATCGACGCTTTCGTGGGCGATACCGTCACGCTCGGCGTGAGCTATTCAGGTCAGTTTGGCGGCAAGGTCAGCGACAACGCGGTGTACGGCAACGTCAACTGGCGCTTCTGA
- a CDS encoding putative 2-aminoethylphosphonate ABC transporter ATP-binding protein — protein sequence MSDDTYLHLAGIHKRFDSTVVLHDIHLTVRRGEMLCFLGPSGCGKTTLLRIIAGLEAQTQGTLSQNGRDISSLPPMRRDYGIVFQSYALFPNLSVAQNVAYGLTNRRVPRAERDARVAELLAMVGLPDAGGKFPGQLSGGQQQRIAIARALATSPGLLLLDEPLSALDARVRVRLRSEIRALQQRLGITTILVTHDQEEALSMADRIVVMNNGVIEQVGTPGEIYQHPATPFVADFVGKTNILPARLGDAGRVHVGQYELTCGTLNGCRSGEDIRVFFRPEDVRVRDLDDLDDTANVFDGNVEKIEFLGAFSRVTLRMHACDHALYADLSPADMQALQPATGGALRFSVPSAAVRVFRQG from the coding sequence ATGAGCGACGACACGTATCTCCATCTAGCAGGCATCCACAAGCGCTTCGACAGCACCGTGGTGCTGCATGACATTCATCTCACCGTGCGACGCGGCGAAATGCTCTGCTTCCTCGGTCCGTCGGGCTGCGGCAAGACCACGCTGCTGCGCATCATCGCCGGGCTCGAGGCGCAGACGCAGGGCACGCTATCGCAAAACGGACGGGACATCTCGTCGCTGCCGCCGATGCGGCGCGATTACGGCATCGTCTTCCAGTCGTATGCACTCTTTCCGAATCTGAGCGTCGCGCAAAACGTGGCGTACGGACTGACGAACCGGCGTGTGCCGCGCGCCGAGCGCGACGCGCGCGTGGCCGAACTGCTGGCGATGGTCGGGTTGCCCGACGCGGGCGGCAAGTTTCCCGGTCAGCTCTCCGGCGGCCAGCAGCAACGCATTGCCATTGCGCGCGCACTCGCAACCTCACCCGGCCTGTTGCTGCTCGACGAACCGCTCTCGGCGCTGGACGCCCGCGTGCGCGTGCGCCTGCGCAGCGAGATCCGCGCGCTGCAACAACGGTTGGGCATCACCACCATTCTCGTCACGCACGATCAGGAAGAAGCGCTGTCGATGGCCGACCGCATTGTCGTGATGAACAACGGCGTCATCGAGCAGGTCGGCACGCCCGGCGAGATCTATCAGCATCCGGCCACGCCGTTCGTCGCGGACTTCGTGGGCAAGACGAACATCCTGCCCGCGCGTCTGGGCGACGCAGGACGCGTTCACGTCGGTCAGTACGAGCTGACGTGCGGCACGCTCAACGGCTGCCGCTCGGGCGAGGACATTCGCGTCTTCTTCCGGCCGGAGGACGTGCGCGTGCGCGATCTGGACGACCTCGACGACACCGCCAACGTGTTCGACGGCAACGTCGAGAAGATCGAGTTTCTCGGCGCCTTCTCGCGCGTGACGCTGCGCATGCACGCTTGTGACCACGCACTCTACGCCGACCTCTCGCCTGCGGACATGCAGGCTCTGCAACCGGCGACGGGCGGCGCGTTGCGCTTCTCGGTGCCGAGCGCCGCCGTGCGCGTCTTCCGTCAGGGGTAG
- a CDS encoding 2-aminoethylphosphonate--pyruvate transaminase, translating to MILGQEPILLTPGPLTTSPATRQAMLRDWGSWDAQVNRITASLCRDLVDIVHGGDDYVCVPLQGSGTFSVEAAIGTLTPRNARILVPDNGAYCQRILKICRYLGRDAVALPIPEDQAASAAVIDEALSRDPSITHVAQVHLETGAGVLNPLADIARVCQKHGKGLIVDAMSSFGAVEIDVRSMPFDALIAASGKCLEGVPGMGFVIAKKTVLEASGGNSHSLAMDLHDQYTYMQKTTQWRFTPPTHVVAALRAAVDQFLAEGGQPVRGGRYRKNCRALVDGMASLGFRPFLEAEVQAPVIVTFHAPTDSKYDFKAFYAAVRERGYILYPGKLTEIETFRVGCIGAIDDNEMRNVVTAISQSLASLGIRQVAPLTRAA from the coding sequence ATGATTCTCGGTCAGGAACCGATTCTGCTCACCCCCGGCCCGCTCACCACGTCGCCGGCTACCCGACAGGCGATGCTGCGCGACTGGGGGTCGTGGGACGCCCAGGTCAACCGCATCACCGCGTCGCTGTGCCGCGATCTGGTGGACATCGTGCACGGCGGCGACGATTACGTCTGCGTCCCGCTGCAAGGCTCCGGGACATTCTCGGTGGAAGCAGCCATCGGTACACTCACGCCGCGCAACGCCCGCATACTCGTGCCGGATAACGGCGCGTACTGCCAGCGCATTCTGAAGATCTGCCGCTATCTCGGTCGCGACGCCGTCGCGCTGCCCATCCCCGAAGATCAGGCGGCCAGCGCGGCGGTCATCGACGAAGCGCTCTCGCGCGATCCGTCGATCACGCACGTCGCGCAGGTCCATCTCGAAACCGGCGCAGGCGTGCTGAACCCGCTGGCCGATATCGCACGGGTCTGCCAGAAGCACGGCAAGGGGCTGATCGTCGACGCCATGAGTTCGTTCGGCGCGGTGGAGATCGATGTGCGTTCGATGCCGTTCGACGCGTTGATCGCCGCAAGCGGCAAGTGTCTCGAAGGCGTGCCGGGCATGGGCTTCGTCATTGCCAAGAAGACGGTGCTCGAAGCGAGCGGCGGTAACAGTCACTCGCTGGCGATGGACTTGCACGACCAGTACACCTACATGCAGAAGACCACGCAATGGCGCTTCACCCCGCCGACGCACGTGGTCGCCGCGCTGCGCGCCGCCGTCGATCAGTTCCTCGCCGAGGGTGGACAACCGGTGCGCGGCGGGCGCTACCGGAAGAACTGCCGTGCGTTGGTGGACGGCATGGCGTCGCTGGGCTTTCGTCCCTTCCTCGAAGCGGAGGTGCAAGCGCCAGTGATCGTGACATTCCACGCGCCGACCGACAGCAAGTACGACTTCAAGGCGTTCTACGCGGCCGTGCGCGAGCGCGGTTACATCCTCTACCCCGGCAAGCTCACAGAGATCGAGACGTTCCGCGTTGGCTGCATCGGCGCCATCGACGACAACGAGATGCGTAACGTCGTCACGGCGATCTCGCAGTCGCTGGCGTCGCTGGGCATTCGTCAGGTCGCGCCGCTTACGCGTGCTGCGTAG